In the genome of Planctomyces sp. SH-PL62, the window GGATGGAACCTGCCATGCGAATCCTCGTCACCGGCGGCGCCGGCTACGTCGGCTCCACGTTGGTCCCGATGCTCCTCGAACAGGGCCATCGGGTCCGGGTCATGGACAACCTTCGGTTCAGCGGCCAGGGGCTCCTCCCCTGCTGCCAGAACCGCCACTTCGAGCTCCAGCAGGGGGACGTCTGCGACCCGGCCGCGGTCAAGAAGGCCGTCGACGGCGTCGACGCGATCATCCACCTCGCGGCGATCGTCGGCTATCCCGCCTGCAAGAAGGAGCCCCAGCTCGCCCAGGCGATCAACGTCGAGGGGACGCGCAACCTGCTGGAAGCCCGCTCCCAGGACACGCGGTTCCTGTTCGCCTCCACGGGGAGCATCTACGGCTCGATCCCGGACTACATCTGCAACGAAGACACGCCGCGGTCCCCGATCACGCTCTACGGCGAGACCAAGGCCACGTCCGAGGAGCTGGTGCAGAAGGCCGGCAACGGCCTCTCCTATCGCTTCGCGACGGCCTTCGGCGTCAGCAACCGCATGCGGCTCGACCTGATGCCGAACGACTTCACGTACCAGGCCGTGAAGAATCGCAACCTCATCGTCTACGAGGGCGGCTTCAAGCGGACCTTCGTCCACGTCCGCGACATGGCCCGCTCGTTCATCTTCGCCCTGGAGCGCTGGGACGACGTGAAGGACGACGTCTACAACGTGGGCCACGAGAGCATGAACTTCACCAAGGAGGAAGTCGCTCGCAAGGTCCTGGAGCATACGGACTTCTACCTCCACTTCGCCGAGGTCGGCACCGACGCCGACAAGCGCAACTACGAGGTCTCCTACGAGAAGATCCGCGCCAAGGGGTTCGAGACGACCATCGACCTCGACCGCGGCATCTCCGAGCTGGTCCGCGCCGCCCAGCTCATCTCGTTCCAGAACCCGTTCGCGAACGTCTGAGCGATCGCGAGTCGTCCGGGGGGGCGCGTCGCGACCCTCCCGGGCCTCCTTCGCCGCCCGACGCGTCAGGCCCCGCCGACGCGTCTTCG includes:
- a CDS encoding NAD-dependent epimerase/dehydratase family protein, whose translation is MRILVTGGAGYVGSTLVPMLLEQGHRVRVMDNLRFSGQGLLPCCQNRHFELQQGDVCDPAAVKKAVDGVDAIIHLAAIVGYPACKKEPQLAQAINVEGTRNLLEARSQDTRFLFASTGSIYGSIPDYICNEDTPRSPITLYGETKATSEELVQKAGNGLSYRFATAFGVSNRMRLDLMPNDFTYQAVKNRNLIVYEGGFKRTFVHVRDMARSFIFALERWDDVKDDVYNVGHESMNFTKEEVARKVLEHTDFYLHFAEVGTDADKRNYEVSYEKIRAKGFETTIDLDRGISELVRAAQLISFQNPFANV